In a single window of the bacterium genome:
- a CDS encoding phosphocholine cytidylyltransferase family protein, giving the protein MSTKKDLTNSQICVILIKGVKRLLKAVILAAGVGKRLKGYFDGPKCLLKIGEKRLIERYLNSLAKYGIKEVVIVVGYKKDEVIRFVHRNDFQLKIKFIENPDFKKGSIISLWKAKDELKENILVMDADVYCEEDVFKKIIQSKKNNLLIIDTTSKGVEEEVVAGIKNERIIEMSRALKGDFDILGEWVGFLKIDDAGANCLKEIVEQRINNKEFESGYEDVLPVLFKKIPFNYELVDGLQWVEIDFPEDIKQAEHLEKLHLANKRCG; this is encoded by the coding sequence GTGTCAACTAAAAAAGATTTGACAAATTCCCAGATTTGTGTTATCCTAATAAAAGGGGTAAAAAGGTTATTGAAAGCAGTTATTTTAGCCGCAGGGGTTGGAAAACGATTAAAGGGATATTTTGATGGACCAAAATGCCTTTTAAAGATTGGAGAAAAAAGACTTATTGAAAGATATTTGAATAGCCTGGCTAAATATGGAATAAAAGAGGTAGTTATTGTCGTTGGGTATAAAAAAGATGAAGTTATTAGATTTGTCCACAGAAATGATTTTCAACTAAAAATAAAGTTTATTGAAAATCCTGATTTTAAAAAAGGAAGTATAATTTCTCTCTGGAAAGCAAAAGATGAACTCAAAGAAAATATCTTAGTGATGGATGCTGATGTTTACTGCGAAGAAGATGTATTTAAAAAAATCATTCAATCAAAAAAGAATAATTTACTGATTATTGATACGACCTCAAAAGGTGTAGAGGAAGAAGTGGTCGCAGGGATTAAAAATGAGCGTATAATTGAGATGAGTCGGGCTTTAAAAGGTGATTTTGATATACTTGGGGAATGGGTTGGGTTTTTAAAGATAGATGATGCAGGCGCTAATTGTTTAAAGGAAATTGTCGAACAAAGGATAAATAATAAAGAGTTTGAAAGTGGATATGAGGATGTTCTGCCAGTTTTATTTAAAAAGATACCTTTTAATTATGAATTAGTTGATGGATTACAGTGGGTAGAGATTGATTTCCCGGAGGATATAAAACAGGCGGAGCATCTGGAGAAGTTACATCTGGCCAATAAAAGATGTGGGTAA